One region of Mucilaginibacter gotjawali genomic DNA includes:
- a CDS encoding substrate-binding domain-containing protein: MKKKLVPSNLPVRIKDIALKANVSTGTVDRVIHNRGRVADDVKERVLKIVKELNYEPNMMARMLGSKRQYYFAALLPDHHYDNFWLAPKLGIEKAEQDLKQYGVTVEQFVFDPQDVNSYVAKANEITQKMPDGILLSPIYYKETLMFFEKWKEQAIPFVLFNTQIADYDPLSYIGQDSYQSGQVAAKLVHYGQPSPCSILIAHIDEELSNAQHLVKKEQGFKNYFVQNNLEHQYNILRVELKRSSQSSFIKKLDEIFEKTIDLKQIFVTTSQAYDVAKYLEQKYITHIKLIGYDLIPPNLHYLEKGNISFLINQNPKGQGYWGIYQLAEHLVFKKEVPILKYLPLDIVTKENLNYFLDEKDPFIANF; encoded by the coding sequence ATGAAAAAAAAACTTGTTCCATCGAATTTGCCCGTACGAATTAAAGATATAGCACTAAAAGCAAACGTGTCAACAGGTACAGTAGATAGGGTTATCCATAACCGTGGCCGGGTAGCAGACGATGTAAAAGAGCGTGTATTAAAAATAGTTAAAGAACTTAACTACGAGCCGAATATGATGGCCCGTATGCTCGGTTCTAAAAGACAGTATTACTTTGCCGCACTCCTCCCCGATCATCACTATGATAATTTTTGGCTTGCACCTAAATTGGGGATCGAAAAAGCTGAACAGGACTTAAAGCAGTATGGTGTAACGGTTGAACAATTTGTTTTTGACCCCCAGGACGTAAACTCCTACGTTGCCAAAGCCAATGAGATAACCCAAAAAATGCCTGACGGGATTTTGCTTTCACCCATATATTATAAGGAAACGTTAATGTTTTTTGAAAAGTGGAAAGAACAAGCAATTCCTTTCGTCCTGTTTAATACCCAGATAGCGGATTATGACCCTTTAAGTTACATAGGGCAGGATTCATACCAAAGTGGCCAGGTGGCCGCAAAATTAGTGCATTACGGACAGCCCTCCCCTTGCTCTATCTTAATAGCCCATATTGATGAAGAATTAAGTAATGCGCAGCACCTGGTGAAAAAGGAACAGGGCTTTAAGAATTATTTTGTACAAAACAACCTGGAGCATCAGTATAATATTTTAAGAGTTGAACTTAAAAGATCCAGCCAATCCAGCTTTATAAAAAAGTTGGACGAGATTTTTGAGAAAACCATTGATCTTAAACAAATATTTGTAACCACCTCGCAGGCATATGACGTAGCGAAATATTTGGAACAAAAGTATATTACACACATCAAGCTTATAGGTTACGACTTGATTCCACCAAATTTACACTACCTGGAGAAAGGTAATATCAGTTTTCTGATTAACCAAAACCCAAAAGGGCAAGGTTATTGGGGTATTTACCAGCTGGCAGAACACCTGGTTTTCAAAAAAGAAGTACCTATACTTAAATACCTTCCTTTAGATATTGTAACCAAAGAAAATCTGAATTATTTTTTGGATGAGAAGGACCCGTTTATTGCTAATTTCTAA